The following are from one region of the Klebsiella aerogenes genome:
- the zraP gene encoding zinc resistance sensor/chaperone ZraP, whose protein sequence is MKRNPTLPLALVALAALTFGSSAVWAGHHWGDNNGMGPQGYSQLTQEQQATAQKLHDDYYAQTRALRQQLQSKRYEYNALLTAQKPESGKIEAIAQEMESLSQKLDQQRVKFDIALAEAGIPRGQGMGFGGCRGNGGGHMGMNHW, encoded by the coding sequence ATGAAACGGAACCCGACTTTACCTCTCGCCCTCGTTGCTCTTGCCGCGCTGACATTTGGCAGTAGCGCCGTGTGGGCTGGACATCACTGGGGCGATAACAATGGGATGGGCCCGCAGGGTTACAGCCAGCTCACTCAGGAACAACAGGCGACCGCGCAGAAGCTGCATGACGATTACTACGCGCAAACCCGCGCCCTGCGCCAGCAGCTGCAGTCCAAACGTTATGAGTACAATGCGCTACTGACCGCGCAGAAGCCGGAAAGCGGGAAAATTGAGGCTATCGCTCAGGAGATGGAATCATTAAGCCAGAAGCTAGATCAGCAGCGGGTGAAGTTTGATATTGCCTTAGCTGAAGCAGGCATTCCTCGCGGCCAGGGAATGGGGTTCGGCGGTTGCCGCGGTAATGGCGGCGGTCATATGGGCATGAACCACTGGTAA
- a CDS encoding DUF1481 domain-containing protein, whose amino-acid sequence MSSFNEGAFKPLLSNWRRTLTLAGALLLTACSHNSSPPPFTASGYADNQGAMRIWRKDTGDDVHLLAVFSPWHHGDTSTSEYRWQDGQLTLIELNVYGKPPEHIRVRFDAQGELSFMQREVDGEKQQLSNDQVALYRYRARQIRETSDALRQGRVVLRQGRWHADHTVTTCEGQTVKPDLDERALAHIARRQNHSSVEVSVAWLEASEGSQLLLVANENFCTWQPTEKSF is encoded by the coding sequence GTGTCCAGTTTTAACGAAGGGGCTTTTAAGCCCCTTTTGTCTAACTGGCGTCGCACGCTGACGCTGGCAGGAGCGCTATTGCTTACTGCCTGCAGTCACAATTCCTCCCCTCCGCCTTTTACCGCCAGCGGTTATGCCGATAACCAGGGCGCAATGCGCATCTGGCGTAAAGATACCGGCGATGACGTGCATCTGCTTGCTGTCTTCAGTCCGTGGCACCATGGCGATACCTCGACCAGCGAATACCGCTGGCAAGATGGTCAGCTGACATTGATTGAGCTTAACGTTTACGGTAAACCGCCGGAACATATTCGCGTCCGCTTCGATGCGCAGGGCGAATTGAGCTTTATGCAGCGTGAAGTGGATGGCGAAAAACAGCAGCTTTCTAACGATCAGGTTGCGTTGTACCGCTATCGCGCACGGCAAATCCGCGAAACCAGCGATGCGTTGCGTCAGGGGCGGGTGGTATTACGTCAGGGGCGCTGGCATGCCGATCATACGGTGACTACCTGCGAAGGCCAGACCGTGAAGCCTGACCTTGATGAGCGGGCATTAGCGCATATTGCTCGCCGTCAGAATCACTCGTCCGTTGAGGTGAGTGTGGCGTGGCTGGAAGCTTCTGAAGGATCTCAGCTGCTGCTGGTGGCCAATGAAAACTTCTGTACCTGGCAACCGACCGAAAAATCCTTCTGA
- the hupA gene encoding DNA-binding protein HU-alpha: MNKTQLIDVIADKADLSKAQAKAALESTLAAITESLKEGDAVQLVGFGTFKVNHRAERTGRNPQTGKEIKIAAANVPAFVSGKALKDAVK; the protein is encoded by the coding sequence ATGAACAAGACTCAACTGATTGATGTAATTGCGGACAAAGCTGACCTGTCTAAAGCACAGGCAAAAGCTGCCCTGGAATCCACCCTGGCTGCAATTACCGAGTCTCTGAAAGAAGGTGATGCTGTTCAACTGGTTGGTTTCGGTACCTTCAAAGTGAACCACCGTGCTGAGCGTACTGGCCGCAATCCGCAGACCGGTAAAGAAATCAAAATCGCTGCAGCTAACGTGCCAGCATTTGTTTCTGGCAAAGCGCTGAAAGACGCAGTTAAGTAA
- a CDS encoding YjaG family protein yields the protein MLQNPIHLRLEKLESWQHVTFMACLCERMYPNYAMFCKQTEFGDGQLYRRILDLIWETLTVKDAKVNFDSQLEKLEEAIPSADDYDMYGVYPAIDACVALSELIHSRLSGETLEHAIEVSKTSITTVAMLEMTQEGREMTDEELKENPAVEQEWDIQWEIFRLLADCEERDLELIKGLRADLREAGESNIGINFQQ from the coding sequence ATGTTACAAAACCCGATTCACCTACGCCTGGAGAAGCTGGAAAGCTGGCAGCACGTCACCTTTATGGCCTGTCTGTGCGAGCGTATGTATCCCAACTACGCCATGTTCTGCAAGCAAACCGAGTTTGGCGATGGCCAGCTGTATCGTCGTATCCTTGACCTGATCTGGGAAACGCTGACGGTAAAAGATGCGAAGGTGAATTTCGACAGTCAGTTGGAAAAGCTGGAAGAGGCGATCCCATCGGCGGACGACTACGACATGTATGGCGTATATCCGGCCATTGATGCCTGCGTCGCGTTGAGCGAGTTAATTCACTCTCGCCTGAGTGGTGAAACGCTGGAACATGCCATCGAAGTCAGTAAGACATCGATTACTACCGTGGCGATGCTGGAAATGACTCAGGAAGGTCGCGAAATGACCGATGAAGAGCTCAAAGAGAACCCGGCGGTAGAACAAGAATGGGACATCCAGTGGGAGATTTTCCGCCTGTTGGCCGACTGCGAAGAGCGCGACCTTGAGCTGATCAAAGGGCTGCGAGCAGACCTGCGAGAGGCCGGTGAGAGCAATATTGGTATAAATTTTCAGCAATGA
- the nfi gene encoding deoxyribonuclease V (cleaves DNA at apurinic or apyrimidinic sites) yields MDLAALRTQQQSLAASVERADRLDRDPPMLIGGADVGFEQEGEVTRAAMVLLKYPTLELVEYQVARVATTMPYIPGFLSFRETPALLAAWEQLSQKPDLLFVDGHGISHPRRLGVASHFGLMVDVPTIGVAKKRLCGKFEPLGPEPGALAPLSDKGELLAWVWRSKARCNPLFISTGHRVGMDSALMWVERCMQGYRLPEPTRWADAVASRRPAFVRWQANHG; encoded by the coding sequence ATGGATTTAGCCGCGCTACGTACCCAACAGCAAAGTTTAGCCGCGTCGGTAGAACGCGCGGATCGACTGGATCGCGATCCACCGATGCTGATCGGCGGCGCGGATGTCGGGTTTGAGCAGGAAGGGGAAGTGACCCGGGCTGCAATGGTGCTGCTGAAGTATCCGACGCTTGAGCTGGTGGAGTATCAGGTGGCGCGTGTCGCCACCACGATGCCATATATTCCCGGCTTTCTCTCCTTTCGCGAGACACCCGCGCTGCTGGCAGCGTGGGAACAGCTATCGCAAAAGCCCGATCTGCTGTTTGTTGACGGCCACGGGATTTCACACCCCCGGCGGTTGGGCGTCGCCAGCCATTTCGGCCTGATGGTCGATGTACCGACTATTGGAGTGGCGAAAAAACGCCTGTGCGGCAAGTTTGAACCGCTCGGTCCCGAGCCGGGCGCGCTGGCGCCATTAAGCGATAAAGGCGAGCTGCTGGCGTGGGTCTGGCGCAGCAAAGCGCGCTGTAACCCGTTGTTTATCAGTACCGGTCACCGTGTGGGCATGGATAGCGCGTTAATGTGGGTGGAACGCTGCATGCAGGGGTATCGGCTACCCGAGCCGACGCGCTGGGCCGATGCTGTAGCTTCCCGCCGTCCGGCGTTTGTGCGTTGGCAAGCAAATCACGGCTGA
- the hemE gene encoding uroporphyrinogen decarboxylase — translation MTELKNDRYLRALLRQPVDVTPVWMMRQAGRYLPEYKATRAQAGDFMSLCKNAELACEVTLQPLRRYPLDAAILFSDILTIPDAMGLGLYFEAGEGPRFTSPVTCKADVDKLPIPDPEQELGYVMNAVRTIRRELKGDVPLIGFSGSPWTLATYMVEGGSSKAFTVIKKMMYAEPQALHALLDKLAKSVTLYLNAQIKAGAQSVMIFDTWGGVLTGRDYQQFSLYYMHKIVDGLLRENEGRRVPVTLFTKGGGQWLEAMAETGCDALGLDWTTDIADARRRVGHKVALQGNMDPSMLYAPAARIEDEVATILAGFGRGDGHVFNLGHGIHQDVDPQHAGVFVEAVHRLSAQYHQ, via the coding sequence ATGACCGAACTGAAAAACGATCGTTACCTGCGCGCGCTGCTGCGCCAGCCGGTTGATGTCACCCCGGTGTGGATGATGCGCCAGGCGGGCCGCTATCTACCGGAATACAAAGCCACCCGCGCGCAAGCGGGCGACTTCATGTCACTGTGTAAAAACGCCGAGCTGGCCTGTGAAGTCACGCTGCAGCCGCTGCGTCGCTACCCGCTGGATGCGGCGATCCTCTTTTCGGACATCCTGACGATCCCGGATGCAATGGGATTGGGGCTGTACTTTGAAGCCGGCGAAGGCCCGCGCTTCACCTCGCCGGTGACATGTAAAGCCGACGTCGACAAGTTGCCGATTCCGGATCCGGAACAAGAATTAGGCTACGTGATGAACGCCGTGCGTACTATTCGCCGTGAACTGAAAGGCGACGTGCCGCTGATTGGTTTTTCCGGCAGTCCGTGGACGCTGGCGACTTATATGGTGGAAGGCGGCAGCAGCAAGGCCTTCACTGTCATCAAAAAGATGATGTATGCCGAACCGCAGGCGTTGCACGCGCTGCTGGATAAGCTGGCGAAAAGTGTCACCCTGTACCTGAACGCGCAGATTAAAGCGGGCGCGCAGTCGGTGATGATTTTCGACACCTGGGGCGGCGTGCTGACCGGCCGCGACTACCAGCAATTCTCGCTCTACTATATGCATAAAATCGTTGATGGCCTGCTGCGTGAAAACGAAGGCCGCCGCGTTCCGGTTACCCTGTTCACCAAAGGCGGCGGGCAGTGGCTGGAAGCGATGGCGGAGACCGGCTGCGACGCGCTGGGTCTCGACTGGACCACCGATATCGCCGACGCTCGTCGCCGTGTAGGCCACAAAGTGGCGCTGCAGGGCAATATGGATCCGTCCATGCTTTACGCGCCTGCCGCGCGCATTGAAGACGAAGTTGCGACAATCCTCGCAGGCTTTGGCCGGGGTGATGGTCATGTCTTTAACCTCGGTCACGGTATCCATCAGGACGTTGATCCGCAGCATGCGGGAGTCTTTGTTGAGGCGGTGCACCGCCTCTCTGCGCAATATCACCAATAG
- the nudC gene encoding NAD(+) diphosphatase, translating into MDRIIEKLDRGWWIVSHEQKLWLPAGELPHGEAVNFDLVGERALHLGEWQGEAVWLVRQERRQDMGSLRQVLDQDPGLFQLAGRGIQLAEFYRSHQFCGYCGHPMHASKTEWAMLCSHCRERYYPQIAPCIIVAIRRDDSILLAQHTRHRNGVHTVLAGFVEVGETLEQAVAREVMEESGITVKNLRYVTSQPWPFPQSLMTAFMAEYDSGDIVVDKKELLNADWYRYDDLPLLPPPGTVARRLIEDTVAMCRAEYE; encoded by the coding sequence ATGGATCGTATTATTGAAAAATTAGATCGCGGCTGGTGGATCGTCAGTCACGAACAAAAATTATGGCTTCCCGCTGGGGAATTACCACATGGCGAAGCGGTAAATTTTGATCTTGTCGGCGAGCGCGCGCTGCACCTCGGCGAATGGCAAGGCGAAGCGGTATGGCTGGTCCGTCAGGAGCGTCGGCAGGACATGGGATCGCTGCGCCAGGTATTGGATCAGGATCCAGGTCTCTTCCAACTGGCGGGGCGCGGGATCCAATTGGCCGAGTTTTATCGATCGCATCAATTCTGCGGATACTGCGGCCACCCGATGCATGCCAGCAAAACCGAGTGGGCGATGCTGTGCAGCCACTGTCGCGAACGCTATTACCCGCAAATCGCCCCCTGCATTATTGTTGCGATCCGTCGCGACGATTCCATTCTACTGGCGCAGCATACCCGCCACCGCAACGGCGTGCATACGGTGCTGGCCGGGTTTGTTGAGGTTGGTGAAACCCTAGAGCAGGCGGTGGCTCGTGAAGTGATGGAAGAGAGCGGTATTACAGTGAAGAACCTGCGCTATGTCACTTCGCAGCCATGGCCATTCCCGCAATCGCTGATGACGGCCTTTATGGCTGAATACGACAGCGGCGATATCGTGGTTGATAAAAAAGAGCTGCTGAACGCGGACTGGTACCGCTATGACGATCTTCCGCTTCTGCCGCCGCCGGGCACCGTGGCGCGTCGCCTGATTGAAGATACGGTGGCGATGTGTCGGGCAGAGTACGAGTGA
- the rsd gene encoding sigma D regulator, translating into MLNQLENLTERVGGNNKLVDRWLLVRKHLLVAYYNLVGLKPGKESFMRLNEKALDNFCQSLVDYLSSGHFNIYERIIGEMEGSTPLLAATKIYPLLEANTQQMMDYYDSCLENAIDHDNYLEFQQALSDIGESLEARFALEDKLFALAVAHEQKNNIGDNIAPTA; encoded by the coding sequence ATGTTAAACCAGCTGGAAAACCTAACGGAACGCGTTGGAGGCAATAACAAACTGGTCGATCGCTGGCTGCTTGTTCGTAAGCATTTGCTCGTCGCTTACTACAACCTGGTTGGACTGAAACCTGGCAAAGAGTCATTTATGCGGCTTAATGAAAAGGCGCTGGATAACTTTTGCCAAAGCCTGGTGGATTACCTCTCATCCGGTCATTTTAATATTTATGAACGCATTATCGGAGAAATGGAAGGGAGTACTCCTCTTTTAGCCGCCACCAAAATCTACCCATTGCTGGAAGCCAATACCCAGCAGATGATGGACTACTACGATTCCTGCCTCGAAAACGCCATCGACCACGATAACTATCTCGAATTTCAGCAGGCGCTGTCGGATATCGGCGAATCGCTGGAGGCGCGCTTCGCGCTTGAGGACAAGCTGTTCGCCCTCGCCGTCGCCCATGAGCAGAAAAACAACATCGGCGACAATATCGCGCCGACAGCTTGA
- the thiC gene encoding phosphomethylpyrimidine synthase ThiC, producing MSTTNTKLTRREQREHAQRFIDTLEGTAFPNSHRIYIHGSQADIRVPMREIQLSPTLIGGDSANPQYEANEPIPVYDTSGPYGDPGIIIDVRQGLAKLRQPWIDARNDCAPLSERSSAYTKARLADDGLDELRFSGLLTPKRAVAGKCVTQLHYARQGIITPEMEFIAIRENMGRERIRGEVLRQQHAGEGFGARLPENITAEFVRDEVAAGRAIIPANINHPESEPMIIGRNFLVKVNANIGNSAVTSSIEEEVEKLVWSTRWGADTVMDLSTGRYIHETREWILRNSPVPIGTVPVYQALEKVNGIAENLTWEAFRDTLLEQAEQGVDYFTIHAGVLLRYVPMTAKRLTGIVSRGGSIMAKWCLSHHQENFLYQHFREICEICAAYDVSLSLGDGLRPGSIQDANDEAQFAELHTLGELTKIAWEYDVQVMIEGPGHVPMQMIRRNMTEELEHCHEAPFYTLGPLTTDIAPGYDHFTSGIGAAMIGWFGCAMLCYVTPKEHLGLPNKEDVKQGLITYKIAAHAADLAKGHPGAQIRDNAMSKARFEFRWEDQFNLALDPFTARAYHDETLPQESGKVAHFCSMCGPKFCSMKITQEVRDYAAKQEIAAGMADMSNNFRARGGEIYLKKENA from the coding sequence ATGTCTACTACCAATACCAAACTGACCCGTCGGGAACAACGCGAACACGCGCAGCGATTCATCGATACGCTGGAAGGTACCGCTTTTCCCAATTCACACCGCATCTACATTCACGGCTCACAGGCGGATATTCGCGTTCCGATGCGCGAAATCCAGCTTAGCCCGACGCTCATCGGCGGCGATAGCGCCAATCCTCAATATGAAGCCAACGAACCGATTCCGGTGTATGACACCTCCGGGCCCTATGGCGATCCGGGCATCATCATCGACGTCCGCCAGGGGTTGGCAAAGCTACGCCAGCCATGGATCGACGCGCGTAACGACTGCGCCCCGCTCAGCGAACGCAGCTCGGCTTACACCAAAGCGCGGTTGGCTGACGACGGTCTTGATGAACTACGCTTCAGCGGCCTGCTGACGCCAAAGCGCGCCGTGGCCGGAAAATGCGTCACTCAACTGCACTACGCCCGTCAGGGGATCATCACCCCGGAGATGGAGTTCATCGCTATTCGCGAAAATATGGGTCGCGAGCGCATTCGCGGCGAGGTTCTACGCCAACAGCATGCTGGAGAAGGCTTCGGCGCCCGCCTACCGGAAAACATTACCGCCGAATTCGTCCGCGATGAAGTCGCCGCCGGGCGAGCGATCATCCCCGCTAACATTAACCACCCGGAATCTGAGCCGATGATTATCGGCCGCAATTTCCTGGTGAAAGTGAATGCCAATATTGGCAACTCGGCGGTCACCTCCTCTATCGAAGAAGAAGTGGAAAAGCTGGTCTGGTCAACCCGCTGGGGCGCCGACACGGTGATGGACCTCTCCACCGGTCGCTATATTCATGAAACCCGCGAATGGATCCTGCGCAATAGCCCGGTACCGATCGGCACCGTCCCTGTTTATCAGGCGCTGGAGAAAGTGAACGGCATCGCCGAAAACCTGACCTGGGAAGCCTTCCGCGATACCCTGCTGGAACAGGCCGAACAAGGCGTCGACTACTTCACGATTCATGCCGGGGTACTGCTACGCTACGTGCCGATGACCGCAAAGCGCCTGACCGGTATCGTCTCCCGCGGCGGCTCGATCATGGCTAAATGGTGCTTGTCGCACCATCAGGAAAACTTCCTCTACCAACATTTCCGCGAAATCTGCGAAATCTGCGCCGCCTATGACGTTTCACTCTCGCTCGGCGACGGACTGCGCCCGGGCTCTATTCAGGATGCTAACGACGAGGCGCAGTTCGCTGAACTGCACACGCTGGGCGAGCTGACCAAAATCGCCTGGGAGTATGACGTGCAGGTGATGATCGAAGGCCCCGGTCATGTGCCGATGCAGATGATCCGCCGCAATATGACCGAAGAGCTGGAGCACTGCCACGAAGCGCCGTTCTACACTTTGGGGCCGCTCACCACCGATATCGCGCCGGGCTATGATCACTTCACCTCCGGTATCGGCGCGGCGATGATCGGCTGGTTTGGCTGCGCCATGCTGTGCTACGTCACGCCGAAAGAACACCTCGGTTTACCCAATAAAGAGGATGTGAAGCAGGGGCTGATTACCTACAAAATCGCCGCCCACGCCGCTGACCTCGCGAAAGGCCACCCCGGCGCGCAGATCCGCGATAACGCCATGTCAAAAGCGCGCTTCGAATTCCGCTGGGAAGATCAGTTCAACCTCGCGCTCGACCCGTTTACCGCGCGGGCCTATCACGATGAAACGCTGCCGCAGGAATCCGGCAAAGTCGCTCATTTTTGCTCAATGTGCGGGCCGAAATTCTGCTCGATGAAAATCACCCAGGAAGTCCGCGACTACGCGGCGAAGCAAGAGATCGCCGCCGGTATGGCCGATATGTCGAATAACTTCCGCGCCCGCGGCGGCGAAATTTACCTGAAAAAGGAAAATGCCTAA
- the thiE gene encoding thiamine phosphate synthase encodes MYQPDFPPVPFRLGLYPVVDSVAWIERLLEAGVRTLQLRIKDKCDNDVEDDVIAAIALGRQYQARLFINDYWQLAIKHQAYGVHLGQEDLETTDLSAIRKAGLRLGVSTHDDMEIDVALAARPSYVALGHVFPTQTKQMPSAPQGLEQLAGHIQRLADYPTVAIGGISLEKAPGVLATGVGSIAVVSAITQAADWRAATAQLLELAGAGDE; translated from the coding sequence ATGTACCAACCTGACTTCCCGCCCGTGCCGTTTCGCCTCGGGCTTTATCCGGTCGTTGACAGCGTGGCGTGGATTGAGCGCCTGCTGGAAGCGGGCGTGCGCACCCTTCAGCTGCGTATCAAAGATAAGTGCGACAACGACGTCGAGGACGATGTGATCGCCGCCATCGCGTTAGGTCGTCAGTATCAGGCGCGTCTGTTTATCAACGATTACTGGCAACTGGCGATTAAGCACCAGGCGTACGGTGTACACCTGGGACAAGAAGATCTGGAAACCACCGATCTGAGCGCTATCCGTAAAGCCGGGCTGCGCCTTGGCGTCTCCACCCATGATGATATGGAAATCGACGTCGCGCTGGCGGCACGCCCTTCCTATGTCGCACTGGGCCATGTCTTTCCGACGCAAACCAAACAGATGCCTTCAGCGCCGCAAGGCCTTGAGCAGCTTGCCGGACATATTCAGCGCCTGGCCGATTACCCGACGGTGGCGATCGGCGGCATTAGTCTGGAAAAAGCGCCGGGCGTGCTGGCAACCGGCGTCGGCAGCATCGCGGTAGTCAGCGCCATTACCCAGGCAGCAGACTGGCGCGCGGCCACCGCGCAGCTGCTGGAACTGGCGGGAGCAGGCGATGAATGA
- a CDS encoding HesA/MoeB/ThiF family protein, with protein MNDHDFMRYSRQLLLEDIAIEGQQKLLASRVLIIGLGGLGSPAALYLAGAGVGTLTLADDDAVHLSNLQRQILFTSDDIDQPKAAAAKIRLAQLNPQINLVALQRRLSGEALRVEVAKADVVLDCTDNMVTRQAINAVCVALETPLVTASAVGFGGQLMVLTPPWTQGCYRCLWPDTAEPQRNCRTAGIVGPVVGMMGTLQALEAIKLLSGMATPRNTLRLFDARTSNWRNLALQKAQGCPVCGGHDADLV; from the coding sequence ATGAATGATCACGACTTCATGCGCTATAGCCGCCAGCTGCTGCTGGAGGATATCGCCATCGAGGGGCAGCAGAAACTGTTAGCCAGCCGGGTGCTGATTATCGGCCTTGGCGGATTGGGTTCCCCGGCAGCGCTGTATCTGGCAGGGGCTGGCGTCGGTACGCTGACGCTGGCCGATGACGACGCCGTGCATCTCAGCAACCTACAGCGGCAAATTCTGTTCACCAGCGACGATATCGACCAACCCAAAGCGGCGGCGGCAAAAATACGGCTCGCCCAGTTGAATCCGCAAATCAATCTCGTCGCGCTGCAACGGCGTTTAAGCGGCGAGGCATTGCGCGTCGAAGTGGCGAAAGCGGACGTGGTGCTGGACTGTACCGATAATATGGTCACCCGTCAGGCGATCAACGCCGTCTGCGTGGCTCTTGAAACGCCGTTGGTGACCGCCAGCGCCGTCGGCTTCGGTGGTCAGTTAATGGTGCTAACCCCTCCCTGGACACAGGGCTGCTATCGCTGCCTGTGGCCGGATACCGCTGAGCCGCAACGTAACTGCCGCACCGCCGGGATTGTCGGCCCGGTGGTCGGCATGATGGGCACGCTGCAGGCGTTGGAGGCCATTAAGCTACTCAGCGGCATGGCGACGCCGCGTAACACCCTGCGACTGTTCGACGCCCGCACCAGCAACTGGCGCAATCTTGCGCTGCAAAAAGCCCAGGGCTGCCCGGTTTGCGGAGGGCATGATGCAGATCTGGTTTAA
- the thiS gene encoding sulfur carrier protein ThiS: MQIWFNDEPLECADNLSVSALLAQLEQQQPGVALALNQHILPRERWQHHLLQEGDRVLLFQVIAGG; encoded by the coding sequence ATGCAGATCTGGTTTAACGACGAACCGCTGGAGTGCGCGGACAATCTCAGCGTAAGCGCTCTGCTCGCCCAACTGGAACAACAACAACCGGGCGTCGCACTGGCGCTCAACCAACACATTCTGCCGCGCGAGCGGTGGCAACATCATCTGCTGCAGGAAGGCGATCGGGTCCTGCTTTTTCAGGTCATCGCCGGAGGCTGA
- the thiG gene encoding thiazole synthase: MLRIADKTFESHLFTGTGKFAAPEMMVEAIRASGSQLVTLAMKRVDLRQHNDAILAPLLAAGVSLLPNTSGAKTAEEAVFAARLAREALGTHWLKLEIHPDARWLLPDPIETLKAAELLVREGFVVLPYCGADPVLCKRLEEVGCAAVMPLGAPIGSNQGLETKAMLEIIIEQATVPVVVDAGIGVPSHAAQALEMGADAVLVNTAIAVADDPVVMARAFRMAVDAGLLARQAGPGARSRQAQATSPLTGFLEALA, from the coding sequence ATGTTACGTATTGCCGATAAGACATTTGAATCCCATCTTTTTACCGGAACCGGCAAATTCGCCGCCCCGGAGATGATGGTCGAGGCGATTCGCGCCTCGGGAAGCCAGCTGGTGACGCTGGCGATGAAACGCGTCGATTTGCGTCAACACAATGACGCCATTCTCGCGCCACTGCTGGCAGCGGGCGTCAGTCTGCTGCCGAATACCTCAGGGGCGAAGACGGCGGAAGAAGCGGTATTTGCCGCCCGCCTGGCGCGGGAAGCCTTAGGCACTCACTGGCTGAAGCTGGAAATTCACCCGGACGCCCGCTGGCTGCTGCCCGATCCGATTGAAACCTTAAAAGCGGCGGAGCTGCTGGTCCGTGAAGGGTTCGTCGTTCTGCCCTATTGCGGCGCCGACCCGGTACTGTGCAAACGGCTGGAAGAGGTCGGTTGCGCGGCGGTGATGCCGCTGGGCGCGCCAATCGGTTCCAACCAGGGGCTGGAAACCAAAGCGATGCTGGAGATTATTATTGAGCAGGCGACGGTACCGGTCGTGGTCGATGCCGGGATTGGCGTACCGAGCCATGCGGCGCAAGCGCTGGAGATGGGCGCTGACGCGGTGCTGGTCAATACCGCCATCGCCGTAGCCGACGATCCTGTCGTCATGGCTCGCGCTTTCCGCATGGCGGTCGATGCCGGATTACTGGCGCGTCAGGCAGGACCCGGCGCGCGCAGTCGCCAGGCGCAGGCCACCAGCCCGCTGACTGGATTCCTGGAGGCGCTGGCATGA
- the thiH gene encoding 2-iminoacetate synthase ThiH: MKTFSDRWRQLEWDDIRLRINSKTAADVERALVAKPLTRDDMMALLSPAAAAYLEPLAQRAQRLTRQRFGNTVSFYVPLYLSNLCANDCTYCGFSMSNRIKRKTLDEVEIARECAAIRDLGFEHLLLVTGEHQSKVGMDYFRQHLPAIRSQFASLHMEVQPLATEEYAELKTLGLDGVMVYQETYHESMYAQHHLKGKKQDFFWRLDTPDRLGEAGIDKIGLGALIGLSDSWRVDCFMVAEHLLWLQQRYWRSRYSISFPRLRPCAGGIEPASLMDERQLVQTICAFRLLAPEVELSLSTRESPWFRDRVIPLAINNVSAFSKTQPGGYADDHPELEQFAPHDDRRPEEVASALAARGLQPVWKDWDSWLGRASQSS, from the coding sequence ATGAAGACCTTCAGCGATCGTTGGCGGCAGCTGGAGTGGGATGACATCCGCCTGCGTATCAACAGCAAAACCGCCGCCGACGTCGAACGAGCATTGGTGGCGAAACCGCTCACCCGCGACGACATGATGGCCCTGCTTTCGCCCGCGGCCGCCGCGTATCTTGAACCGCTGGCGCAACGCGCGCAACGGCTCACCCGTCAGCGTTTCGGCAACACCGTTAGCTTTTACGTGCCGCTGTATCTGTCCAACCTGTGCGCTAACGACTGCACCTACTGCGGTTTCTCAATGAGCAACCGCATTAAACGCAAGACTCTTGATGAAGTCGAGATTGCCCGTGAATGCGCCGCTATCCGCGATCTGGGTTTTGAACATTTGTTGCTGGTCACCGGCGAGCATCAGAGCAAAGTCGGGATGGATTATTTCCGCCAGCACCTGCCAGCCATCCGTAGCCAGTTTGCCTCGCTACATATGGAAGTACAGCCGCTGGCGACCGAAGAGTATGCCGAACTGAAAACGCTGGGGCTCGACGGCGTCATGGTCTATCAGGAAACTTACCATGAGAGCATGTATGCCCAGCACCACCTGAAAGGCAAAAAACAGGATTTCTTCTGGCGACTGGATACACCGGATCGCTTAGGCGAGGCGGGGATCGACAAGATCGGCCTCGGCGCGCTGATTGGCCTTTCCGACAGCTGGCGGGTGGATTGTTTTATGGTTGCTGAGCATCTGCTGTGGCTGCAGCAACGCTACTGGCGCAGCCGCTACTCAATCTCCTTCCCGCGTCTGCGCCCCTGCGCCGGCGGTATTGAACCAGCTTCGCTCATGGACGAGCGTCAGTTGGTGCAAACCATTTGCGCCTTCCGCCTGTTGGCGCCGGAAGTGGAACTGTCGTTATCGACCCGCGAATCACCGTGGTTCCGCGACCGGGTGATCCCGCTGGCGATTAATAACGTCAGCGCGTTCTCCAAAACTCAGCCCGGCGGTTACGCTGACGATCATCCGGAGCTCGAGCAATTCGCGCCGCACGACGACCGTCGTCCCGAAGAGGTTGCCAGCGCGCTGGCTGCCCGCGGGCTGCAGCCGGTGTGGAAAGACTGGGATAGCTGGCTGGGACGCGCCTCGCAATCATCATGA